One Homalodisca vitripennis isolate AUS2020 unplaced genomic scaffold, UT_GWSS_2.1 ScUCBcl_745;HRSCAF=3401, whole genome shotgun sequence genomic window carries:
- the LOC124371305 gene encoding LOW QUALITY PROTEIN: histone H2B-like (The sequence of the model RefSeq protein was modified relative to this genomic sequence to represent the inferred CDS: deleted 1 base in 1 codon) gives MPPKASGKAVKKAGKAQKNITKGDKKKKRRRKESYAIYIYKVLKQVHPDTGVSSKAMSIMNSFVNDIFERIAAEASRLAHYNKRSTITSREIQTAVRLLLPGELAKHAVSEGTKAVTKYTSSK, from the exons ATGCCACCGAAAGCGAGCGGAAAAGCCGTCAAGAAGGCCGGCAAGGCCCAGAAGAACATCACCAAGGGCGACAAGAAGAAGAAGCGCAGGAGGAAGGAGAGTTATGCCATCTACATCTACAAGGTGCTGAAACAGGTCCACCCCGACACCGGCGTCTCCAGCAAGGCCATGTCCATCATGAACAGCTTCGTGAACGACATATTCGAGCGCATAGCCGCCGAAGCTTCCCGCCTGGCCCACTACAACAAGCGGTCGACCATCACGTCGCGGGAGATCCAGACCGCCGTCAGGCTCCTGTTGCCCGGCGAGTTGGCCAAGCACGCCGTGAGCGAGGGTACC AAGGCCGTGACCAAGTACACCAGCTCCAAGTAA
- the LOC124371334 gene encoding histone H2B — MPPKASGKAVKKAGKAQKNITKGDKKKKRRRKESYAIYIYKVLKQVHPDTGVSSKAMSIMNSFVNDIFERIAAEASRLAHYNKRSTITSREIQTAVRLLLPGELAKHAVSEGTKAVTKYTSSK, encoded by the coding sequence ATGCCACCGAAAGCGAGCGGAAAAGCCGTCAAGAAGGCCGGCAAGGCCCAGAAGAACATCACCAAGGGCGACAAGAAGAAGAAGCGCAGGAGGAAGGAGAGTTATGCCATCTACATCTACAAGGTGCTGAAACAGGTCCACCCCGACACCGGCGTCTCCAGCAAGGCCATGTCCATCATGAACAGCTTCGTGAACGACATATTCGAGCGCATAGCCGCCGAAGCTTCCCGCCTGGCCCACTACAACAAGCGGTCGACCATCACGTCGCGGGAGATCCAGACCGCCGTCAGGCTCCTGTTGCCCGGCGAGTTGGCCAAGCACGCCGTGAGCGAGGGTACCAAGGCCGTGACCAAGTACACCAGCTCCAAGTAA
- the LOC124371328 gene encoding histone H2B: protein MPPKASGKAVKKAGKAQKNITKGDKKKKRRRKESYAIYIYKVLKQVHPDTGVSSKAMSIMNSFVNDIFERIAAEASRLAHYNKRSTITSREIQTAVRLLLPGELAKHAVSEGTKAVTKYTSSK from the coding sequence ATGCCACCGAAAGCGAGCGGAAAAGCCGTCAAGAAGGCCGGCAAGGCCCAGAAGAACATCACCAAGGGCGATAAGAAGAAGAAGCGCAGGAGGAAGGAGAGTTATGCCATCTACATCTACAAGGTGCTGAAACAGGTCCACCCCGACACCGGCGTCTCCAGCAAGGCCATGTCCATCATGAACAGCTTCGTGAACGACATATTCGAGCGCATAGCCGCCGAAGCTTCCCGCCTGGCCCACTACAACAAGCGGTCGACCATCACGTCGCGGGAGATCCAGACCGCCGTCAGGCTCCTGTTGCCCGGCGAGTTGGCCAAGCACGCCGTGAGCGAGGGTACCAAGGCCGTGACCAAGTACACCAGCTCCAAGTAA
- the LOC124371322 gene encoding histone H2A produces the protein MSGRGKGGKVKGKAKSRSSRAGLQFPVGRIHRLLRKGNYAERVGAGAPVYLAAVMEYLAAEVLELAGNAARDNKKTRIIPRHLQLAIRNDEELNKLLSGVTIAQGGVLPNIQAVLLPKKTEKKA, from the coding sequence ATGTCAGGACGAGGCAAAGGCGGTAAAGTGAAGGGAAAGGCAAAGTCCCGCTCGTCCAGGGCCGGTCTTCAGTTCCCGGTCGGCAGGATCCACCGTCTGCTCCGCAAGGGCAACTACGCCGAGCGAGTGGGTGCCGGAGCTCCGGTCTACCTGGCCGCCGTCATGGAGTATCTCGCCGCCGAGGTTCTCGAGTTGGCCGGTAACGCGGCCCGTGACAACAAGAAGACCAGGATCATTCCCCGTCACCTTCAGCTGGCCATCAGGAATGACGAGGAGCTGAACAAGCTCCTGTCCGGTGTCACCATCGCCCAGGGAGGTGTACTGCCAAACATCCAGGCCGTGCTCCTGCCCAAGAAGACCGAGAAGAAGGCCTAA
- the LOC124371333 gene encoding histone H2A codes for MSGRGKGGKVKGKAKSRSSRAGLQFPVGRIHRLLRKGNYAERVGAGAPVYLAAVMEYLAAEVLELAGNAARDNKKTRIIPRHLQLAIRNDEELNKLLSGVTIAQGGVLPNIQAVLLPKKTEKKA; via the coding sequence ATGTCAGGACGAGGCAAAGGCGGTAAAGTGAAGGGAAAGGCAAAGTCCCGCTCGTCCAGGGCCGGTCTACAGTTCCCGGTCGGCAGGATCCACCGTCTGCTCCGCAAGGGCAACTACGCCGAGCGAGTGGGTGCCGGAGCTCCGGTCTACCTGGCCGCCGTCATGGAGTATCTCGCCGCCGAGGTTCTCGAGTTGGCCGGTAACGCGGCCCGTGACAACAAGAAGACCAGGATCATTCCCCGTCACCTTCAGCTGGCCATCAGGAATGACGAGGAGCTGAACAAGCTCCTGTCCGGTGTCACCATCGCCCAGGGAGGTGTACTGCCAAACATCCAGGCCGTGCTCCTGCCCAAGAAGACCGAGAAGAAGGCCTAA